From a single Adhaeribacter swui genomic region:
- a CDS encoding CHAT domain-containing protein: protein MKFFLAGFFLLCGITLQTVWAQKLPSQTEINTARQYYQQAEAFEQKGNYSASVPLFNQASVLFQKNKKWAEKIDCDNKLSRSLYLVGKYPEALEKANQTLKEIFTKQPIDSSKAISTYITLGHVHLIKAEYPQALNYQQKALLLRIATLGQLHPDVADSYNLIGNIYFGQGEYPKALEYHQKSLKVRRATLNETHLGIGNSYYYIGNVYFITGQYDKGLEYHLKGLQIRKAALGEIHLDVGNSLNSIGNNYHYKGEYDKALEYHQKALHIRRTLFGENHPSVAGSYNNIGNVYHLTGEFDKALEYHQKGLQIRLVVFGEQHLDVADSYHVFGNLYSEKGDYDKALEYYQKSLQIRSSILPEMHPGRASSHQTIGSIYLIKGESSKALEYYQKALQIRRVALGESHPHVATSYNDIGNVFELRKDYKTALEYHLKALQIKCSGLGEKHPKVADAYYNLGNVYLMQGDYETALDYHQMALLIRRSVFGENHPSIGESYTQHGILYLAKKDYAKAAAYHNQALHHFLKIFGTSHPSVADSYNQLGKVYAQQGQLRKALQLYQQAIIANVPAFQDTLVARNPILAGQTKPYLTSKTLLVSLRTKAKVLETSFNQSHDTTDLLVAYQTACLTDSLANKIQRNQESESDKVAFNASTVELYQQALPLCLKLYNLTRQQTYLDKAFYFAERGKSSVLLSSLLESKAKIFAGIPDSLLQQDQNLRSQLAQYTQHLAKELNKGTEADSAKLISYQNQLFNAHRQKEKLVNQFEEFYPRYYDLKYQAAVVSPQQLQEKLTDRTVVLEYALSPDALQVFMLGNHFFEVKSIPIDSLFERQLDAFRDAIVLKDADLYRQVAYKLYRILIPSSIPANTKSLIIIPDGKLNLFPFEALLTQAGKVKLNRSGAYLLHKYNVSYAYSGRLLYERLMQTKETTAKHLLALAPVFADSMLSHSAATSKIKLGSKQHYALHQEITRIGTQIAEEQPIMPLLASEGEVETIGQLFRAKGARAQVYLYQKATEDHLKSPDISQYNYLHLATHGFVNQTFPELSGLMLAQNNPGPEDGILYTGEIYNLHLNADLVTLSACETGLGKLAQGEGVIGLSRALLFAGAKNIVVSLWKVSDESTANLMKYFYQALLAGKDKATALQIAKRKLINHSSYRSPFYWAPFILIGK from the coding sequence ATGAAGTTTTTTTTAGCAGGTTTCTTTCTTTTGTGTGGCATTACATTACAGACTGTTTGGGCGCAAAAACTGCCATCACAAACCGAAATAAACACGGCCCGCCAGTATTACCAGCAAGCCGAGGCCTTCGAACAAAAAGGAAACTACAGCGCCTCAGTCCCACTTTTTAATCAGGCATCTGTTTTATTTCAGAAAAATAAAAAATGGGCCGAAAAAATAGATTGCGACAATAAGCTTTCGCGGAGTTTATATTTGGTTGGTAAATACCCCGAAGCCTTAGAAAAAGCCAACCAAACATTAAAAGAGATATTTACTAAACAACCTATTGATTCCAGCAAGGCCATTTCCACGTATATTACGTTGGGCCATGTGCATTTAATAAAAGCCGAGTACCCGCAAGCCTTAAATTACCAGCAAAAGGCTTTGCTCTTGCGGATAGCCACTCTGGGGCAGCTCCATCCGGATGTAGCCGATTCTTATAATTTAATCGGTAACATTTACTTCGGGCAGGGCGAATACCCCAAAGCGTTAGAATACCACCAGAAATCGTTAAAAGTTAGGCGCGCTACTTTAAACGAAACACACCTAGGAATAGGTAATTCGTATTATTATATCGGCAACGTTTATTTTATAACGGGTCAGTACGATAAAGGTCTGGAATACCATTTAAAAGGATTACAGATCCGGAAAGCTGCCCTGGGCGAAATCCATCTGGATGTAGGTAATTCTTTAAACAGCATCGGCAACAACTACCATTATAAAGGCGAGTACGATAAAGCCCTGGAGTATCACCAGAAGGCCTTGCACATCCGGCGTACTTTATTCGGTGAAAACCACCCGAGTGTTGCCGGTTCTTACAACAATATTGGCAACGTGTACCACCTTACCGGGGAGTTTGACAAAGCCTTGGAATACCACCAAAAAGGATTGCAAATCCGGCTAGTGGTTTTTGGCGAACAACACCTGGACGTAGCCGACTCTTACCACGTTTTCGGCAATTTATACAGCGAAAAAGGCGACTACGATAAAGCGTTAGAATATTACCAGAAATCGTTGCAAATCAGAAGTTCCATTTTACCGGAAATGCATCCCGGCAGGGCCAGTTCGCACCAAACCATCGGGAGCATTTACCTGATTAAAGGAGAATCCAGCAAAGCTTTAGAATACTACCAGAAAGCCCTGCAAATCCGGCGGGTGGCCCTGGGCGAATCGCACCCGCACGTGGCCACTTCTTACAACGATATAGGCAATGTTTTTGAATTAAGAAAAGATTACAAAACAGCTTTAGAATACCACCTGAAAGCCCTGCAAATAAAATGTTCTGGGTTGGGCGAAAAACATCCCAAAGTAGCCGATGCTTACTATAATTTAGGCAACGTATACTTAATGCAAGGTGATTATGAAACAGCCTTGGATTACCATCAAATGGCCCTTTTAATCCGGCGTTCGGTATTTGGCGAAAACCACCCCAGCATTGGCGAATCATACACGCAACACGGTATTTTATACCTGGCCAAAAAAGATTATGCCAAAGCCGCGGCTTACCACAACCAGGCTTTACACCACTTTTTAAAAATTTTTGGCACATCGCATCCCAGCGTAGCCGATTCTTACAACCAATTAGGAAAAGTATATGCCCAGCAAGGACAGTTGCGAAAAGCATTGCAATTGTATCAGCAAGCTATTATCGCGAACGTACCCGCCTTTCAGGATACCCTGGTTGCTCGCAATCCTATTCTGGCGGGGCAAACTAAACCATATTTAACTTCTAAAACCTTGCTTGTTTCGTTACGAACCAAGGCCAAAGTGCTGGAAACCTCGTTTAATCAATCGCACGATACTACCGACCTGCTAGTAGCTTACCAAACTGCCTGCCTCACCGATTCTTTAGCCAACAAAATTCAGCGAAACCAGGAAAGTGAAAGCGATAAGGTGGCCTTTAACGCCAGCACCGTAGAGCTTTACCAACAAGCTTTGCCTTTATGTTTAAAATTGTATAACCTAACCCGACAACAAACTTATCTGGATAAAGCTTTTTACTTTGCGGAACGCGGAAAATCCAGCGTGTTACTTTCTTCTTTGCTGGAGTCTAAAGCAAAAATTTTTGCGGGCATTCCCGATTCGTTGTTACAACAAGATCAAAACTTACGCAGCCAGCTAGCCCAGTATACCCAACACTTAGCTAAAGAATTAAACAAAGGCACGGAAGCAGACAGCGCAAAACTAATAAGCTACCAAAACCAATTATTTAATGCGCACCGCCAAAAAGAAAAACTGGTAAACCAATTCGAAGAATTTTATCCCCGGTACTACGATTTAAAGTACCAGGCCGCGGTAGTTTCGCCGCAGCAGTTGCAGGAAAAACTAACTGACCGGACGGTAGTGCTGGAGTATGCCCTGAGCCCAGATGCGCTGCAGGTATTTATGTTGGGCAATCACTTTTTTGAGGTAAAATCCATCCCCATCGACAGTCTTTTTGAACGACAACTAGATGCTTTCCGGGATGCCATTGTTTTAAAAGACGCCGATCTGTACCGGCAAGTAGCTTATAAACTGTACCGGATATTAATACCTTCGTCTATTCCGGCCAATACAAAATCTTTAATTATTATACCGGACGGGAAATTAAATTTATTTCCGTTTGAAGCGCTACTCACCCAAGCCGGCAAAGTGAAACTTAATAGATCGGGGGCTTACTTGCTGCATAAATACAACGTAAGTTATGCGTATTCGGGGCGCTTGCTTTACGAACGGTTAATGCAAACCAAAGAAACTACCGCGAAGCATTTGTTAGCCTTGGCGCCAGTATTTGCAGATTCAATGTTGAGCCATTCCGCAGCTACCAGCAAAATTAAATTGGGAAGCAAGCAACACTACGCGCTTCATCAGGAAATTACCCGAATCGGCACCCAAATAGCAGAAGAGCAACCTATTATGCCGCTGCTGGCTTCGGAAGGCGAGGTCGAAACTATTGGGCAATTGTTCCGGGCCAAAGGAGCCAGGGCGCAAGTATACTTGTACCAAAAAGCCACCGAAGATCATTTAAAAAGTCCGGATATTAGCCAGTATAATTACCTGCACCTGGCCACCCACGGCTTCGTGAACCAAACCTTTCCGGAATTATCTGGTCTAATGCTGGCTCAAAACAACCCTGGTCCGGAAGATGGCATTTTGTATACCGGCGAAATTTATAATTTACATTTAAATGCCGATTTAGTAACCCTTTCGGCTTGTGAAACCGGATTAGGGAAATTAGCGCAAGGCGAAGGCGTTATTGGCCTAAGCCGGGCTTTATTGTTTGCGGGCGCCAAAAACATCGTTGTTTCTTTATGGAAAGTGTCCGACGAATCTACGGCTAACTTAATGAAATACTTTTACCAGGCCCTTTTAGCCGGCAAGGATAAAGCCACTGCTTTACAAATTGCAAAACGCAAACTGATAAACCATAGCTCCTACCGCTCGCCTTTTTACTGGGCTCCTTTTATTTTAATCGGGAAATAG
- a CDS encoding CocE/NonD family hydrolase produces MRLKLLFLFVIGVLITVNAQAQTPAVKLTAEQKQDSLYLVQNYQWRKEMIPMRDGVKLYTEILVPNNAGPKQQYPFLMIRTPYNATRLYSRVYTAPSFARLLREGFILVEQDVRGRWRSTGKFDHERPLVANAEKKKQKQPDEATDTYDAIDWLLKNIKGNNGKVGIHGVSYPGFYATAAAISNHPALKAVSPQAPVTDWFIGDDVHHKGAFFWMDFFDFLPRFNQDTPDKPATRTFGVTNSKNRNNYDYFLNTIQTPKRANTEFFKDSIPFWNDILAHPDYDSYWQSRNPLSHAKNLKPTLLTVGGWYDAEDLYGALETYEKLEKQNPRADNKLVMGPWCHGCWWSEASSLGDISFGAPTGQFYLDSLFLPFMNYHLKNQGNAPELAEATIFQTGTNQWRKFANWPPANLQERSQYLLPNNQLGFSAPTVTNAFAEYVSDPAKPVPYQGPVHRTRTREYMLDDQRFAATRPDVLTFTSEPLSSDLTLAGPILADLRVSLSTTDADFVVKLIDVYPEDTPDSVAAPDRTVNMSGYQQLVRAEIMRGKYRNSFEKPTAFQPNTVTPVKYEIPDLLHTFKKGHKVMVQIQSSWFPLSDRNPQQFMNIYEAEPKDYLKSTIRVYHDAQNASRLQVKVLEK; encoded by the coding sequence ATGCGATTAAAGCTACTCTTCCTCTTCGTGATCGGCGTACTGATTACTGTAAATGCGCAGGCTCAAACCCCGGCAGTGAAGCTTACCGCCGAGCAAAAACAAGATAGTTTGTACCTGGTGCAAAACTACCAATGGCGCAAAGAAATGATACCCATGCGCGACGGAGTAAAATTATACACCGAAATACTGGTACCCAATAATGCCGGGCCGAAGCAGCAATATCCTTTTTTAATGATCCGGACGCCGTATAATGCTACGCGCTTGTACAGCCGGGTTTATACCGCGCCTAGTTTTGCCCGCCTGCTGCGCGAAGGTTTTATTTTGGTAGAACAAGATGTCCGCGGCCGCTGGCGCTCCACGGGCAAATTCGACCACGAACGTCCCCTGGTAGCTAACGCCGAAAAGAAGAAACAAAAACAACCCGACGAAGCCACCGATACGTACGACGCGATTGACTGGCTGCTGAAAAATATAAAAGGCAATAACGGCAAAGTGGGCATTCACGGTGTATCATATCCGGGGTTTTATGCCACGGCCGCGGCTATCAGCAATCATCCGGCATTAAAAGCGGTATCGCCGCAGGCGCCGGTAACGGATTGGTTTATCGGTGACGATGTGCACCACAAAGGCGCTTTTTTCTGGATGGATTTTTTTGATTTTCTGCCGCGCTTTAACCAAGACACACCCGACAAACCTGCCACCCGTACCTTTGGCGTAACCAATAGTAAAAACCGGAACAATTACGATTATTTTTTAAATACCATTCAAACGCCCAAGCGCGCCAATACTGAATTTTTTAAAGACAGCATTCCGTTCTGGAACGATATACTGGCCCACCCAGATTACGACAGTTACTGGCAAAGCCGCAATCCGCTTTCGCACGCGAAGAACTTAAAACCTACATTGCTAACCGTAGGCGGCTGGTACGATGCCGAAGATTTATACGGGGCTTTGGAAACCTACGAGAAACTGGAAAAACAAAACCCGCGGGCAGATAACAAATTAGTAATGGGTCCGTGGTGTCACGGTTGCTGGTGGTCCGAAGCAAGTTCGTTAGGCGATATTTCGTTTGGAGCGCCTACCGGCCAATTTTATCTGGATAGCTTGTTTCTACCTTTCATGAATTACCATTTAAAAAACCAAGGCAATGCGCCTGAACTTGCCGAAGCCACTATTTTCCAGACCGGTACCAATCAATGGCGCAAATTTGCTAACTGGCCGCCAGCTAACCTGCAAGAACGTAGCCAGTATTTATTACCAAACAACCAACTAGGCTTCTCCGCTCCTACCGTTACCAATGCCTTCGCCGAATACGTTTCGGACCCGGCCAAACCCGTACCTTATCAAGGCCCCGTACACCGGACCCGCACCCGCGAATACATGCTCGATGATCAACGGTTTGCCGCTACCCGGCCCGATGTATTAACGTTTACCTCCGAGCCACTTTCCAGCGATTTAACTTTAGCGGGTCCCATTTTAGCCGATTTGCGCGTGAGCCTGAGTACCACCGATGCCGATTTCGTGGTAAAATTGATTGATGTGTACCCGGAAGATACCCCTGATTCGGTGGCGGCTCCAGACCGCACGGTTAACATGAGTGGCTACCAGCAACTGGTGCGCGCCGAAATTATGCGGGGCAAATACCGGAACAGTTTCGAAAAACCAACGGCCTTTCAGCCCAACACTGTTACACCAGTTAAATATGAAATCCCGGATTTGCTGCATACTTTTAAAAAAGGCCACAAAGTGATGGTGCAGATTCAAAGTTCCTGGTTCCCACTCTCGGACCGCAATCCGCAGCAGTTTATGAACATCTACGAAGCCGAACCCAAAGATTACCTTAAATCCACCATCCGGGTATACCACGATGCCCAAAATGCCTCGCGTTTACAAGTAAAGGTGCTGGAAAAGTAA
- a CDS encoding S8 family serine peptidase, with the protein MTNLYPPLLTVLNRLFLCFFFFALTISATKAQRSPNAGKPSLKMAPNQALRKIGPELATLKAQQAARQNNAAAPLVAPRTNKSLLQVKGNYVVIEALSENSTPQLLADLQALGMTQSASFGRMVSGVVPIANLDKIAKLKSLRSARPAYKPISKIGKTTSQGARALYTDEARKQQVITGKGSKVGIISDSYNALGGADQGVKSGDLPGKNNPNNFTTPVEVLLDEAADFGSDEGRAMAEIVHDLAPGAELAFYSANFGEASFAQGILDLQKAGCNVITDDITYLAEPMFQDGIIAQAVDSVKKAGASYFTAAGNNGRESYQAPFKSGGVAYFGSKSSFGSQKVKNAHNFAPAGKKKDLTQKIYVPLGATIIFAFQYSEPFYSVGNGASEGAKTDLDIYLLTEDTTDVVASSVYANQGSDPVEIMSFTNDGSYDSNYFNLLIDKFDGPAVGPGTMKYVVFKDNNDISIEEYHTSSSTIYGHNNAAGAITTGAVFFMDTPAYGISTPVAESFSSVGGTPILFDKNGKSRSRLIRRKPEVMAPDGVNNTFFGDSFLDEFYFFGTSAAAPHVAAVAALMQEANGNNLNADQIKTALQQTALNMNEPGFDYETGYGYINAQKAIARVAKPRILDFVLIDADSRQIIQVLHTGDVLNLTRLPSRNVYIQARTGPAKIGSVLIDFNDNQVIENKLPYVYPGAMAEFFKLTEGSYTLTAVPYSQAKGQGNEGVPSTISFRAVEEKIVRFELYHVSDGNVIRELKENTELDLATLPADLNIRAVTNPVVVGSVQFDLNGNTTVENINTYDLAGSSGQSISFKPGDYTLTAGIYPYAKARGQVGGSLTINFRVINSTVRAQDAQLSVAPNPFAQQARLSFSVPTTDNASLIIYNLNGKQVAVLHNGEAVAGKQYEYVLNGNSLPGGWYISRLVTSKTSLHQKLRLVK; encoded by the coding sequence ATGACCAACCTGTACCCTCCCTTATTAACGGTTTTAAACCGGCTTTTTTTATGCTTTTTTTTCTTTGCTCTAACCATTTCGGCCACTAAGGCGCAACGCTCTCCAAACGCAGGCAAGCCATCTTTAAAAATGGCGCCTAACCAGGCTTTACGCAAAATCGGGCCGGAACTAGCTACTTTAAAAGCCCAACAGGCAGCCCGCCAGAATAATGCGGCAGCGCCCTTGGTTGCACCCCGTACCAATAAAAGTTTGTTGCAGGTAAAAGGTAATTACGTAGTAATAGAAGCCCTCTCGGAAAATTCTACACCCCAATTACTCGCGGATTTGCAAGCCCTAGGCATGACCCAATCGGCTTCTTTTGGCCGCATGGTATCGGGCGTGGTGCCCATTGCGAACCTGGATAAAATTGCTAAACTTAAAAGTTTGCGCTCGGCCCGGCCCGCATATAAACCTATTTCTAAAATTGGTAAAACAACTTCGCAGGGAGCCCGGGCGCTGTACACCGACGAAGCCCGGAAACAACAGGTAATTACCGGTAAAGGCAGCAAAGTAGGCATTATTTCGGATAGCTATAATGCGTTAGGCGGCGCCGATCAGGGCGTTAAATCCGGTGACTTACCCGGCAAAAACAATCCGAATAATTTTACCACGCCCGTAGAAGTTTTGCTGGACGAAGCCGCCGATTTTGGAAGCGACGAAGGGCGGGCTATGGCCGAAATTGTGCATGATTTAGCGCCGGGTGCCGAATTAGCTTTTTACTCCGCCAATTTTGGCGAAGCCAGTTTTGCCCAGGGTATTCTGGATTTACAAAAAGCGGGTTGTAATGTAATCACCGACGATATTACTTACCTGGCTGAGCCCATGTTTCAGGATGGTATTATTGCCCAAGCCGTAGATTCAGTTAAAAAAGCGGGTGCCAGCTACTTTACGGCCGCCGGTAATAATGGGCGCGAATCATATCAGGCACCTTTTAAATCCGGCGGAGTGGCTTACTTTGGCAGTAAGTCTTCTTTTGGGTCGCAAAAGGTAAAAAATGCGCATAATTTCGCTCCGGCTGGTAAGAAAAAAGATCTAACGCAGAAGATATACGTGCCCCTGGGCGCCACCATTATTTTTGCTTTTCAATACAGCGAACCATTTTATTCCGTGGGCAATGGGGCAAGCGAGGGCGCTAAAACAGATCTAGATATTTACCTGCTCACCGAAGACACTACTGATGTAGTGGCTTCTTCGGTTTACGCCAACCAGGGCAGCGACCCCGTCGAGATAATGTCTTTTACTAACGATGGTTCTTACGATAGTAATTACTTTAACCTCCTCATCGATAAATTCGACGGTCCGGCTGTTGGTCCGGGTACCATGAAATACGTGGTTTTTAAAGATAACAACGATATTTCTATCGAAGAATACCATACCAGTAGCAGCACCATTTACGGGCACAATAACGCGGCTGGTGCTATAACTACCGGAGCCGTATTTTTTATGGATACCCCGGCTTACGGAATTTCTACGCCCGTAGCTGAAAGTTTTTCTTCGGTGGGCGGCACGCCTATTTTATTCGATAAAAACGGAAAATCACGGTCGCGGCTCATCCGGCGCAAACCCGAAGTTATGGCTCCCGATGGGGTAAATAACACTTTCTTCGGAGATTCTTTCTTAGACGAATTTTACTTTTTTGGTACATCGGCGGCGGCTCCGCACGTAGCGGCCGTAGCCGCCCTGATGCAGGAGGCCAACGGGAATAATTTAAATGCCGACCAAATTAAAACGGCCCTGCAGCAAACCGCCCTGAACATGAACGAACCCGGCTTTGACTATGAAACCGGTTACGGCTACATAAACGCGCAAAAAGCCATTGCCCGCGTTGCCAAACCCCGCATCCTGGATTTTGTGCTAATAGATGCCGATTCCCGGCAGATTATTCAAGTATTACATACCGGCGATGTCTTAAACCTGACCCGGTTACCTTCGCGTAACGTGTACATTCAGGCGCGTACCGGTCCGGCCAAAATAGGCAGTGTTTTAATCGATTTTAATGATAACCAAGTTATTGAAAACAAATTGCCTTATGTTTATCCCGGGGCTATGGCTGAATTTTTTAAATTAACTGAAGGCAGTTACACCTTAACCGCCGTGCCTTACTCGCAAGCCAAAGGCCAGGGCAACGAAGGCGTGCCTTCAACCATCAGCTTTCGGGCGGTAGAAGAAAAAATTGTACGCTTTGAGTTGTACCATGTAAGCGACGGTAATGTAATCCGGGAATTAAAAGAAAACACGGAACTGGACCTGGCGACTTTGCCAGCCGATTTAAACATCCGGGCGGTAACCAACCCGGTGGTAGTGGGCAGTGTACAATTTGATTTAAACGGGAATACTACCGTTGAGAATATTAATACCTACGACTTAGCGGGCAGCTCCGGGCAGAGTATTTCGTTTAAACCAGGCGATTATACGTTAACTGCCGGTATTTATCCTTATGCAAAGGCTCGCGGCCAGGTAGGCGGCTCTTTAACCATCAACTTCCGGGTAATTAACAGTACGGTGCGTGCTCAGGATGCGCAGCTAAGCGTTGCGCCGAACCCATTTGCGCAACAAGCCCGGCTTAGCTTTAGCGTGCCCACCACCGACAACGCTTCCCTGATTATTTACAACTTAAATGGGAAACAAGTAGCGGTATTGCATAACGGCGAAGCTGTTGCGGGCAAACAATACGAGTACGTGTTAAACGGGAACTCCTTACCGGGCGGTTGGTACATTAGCCGTTTAGTAACGAGTAAAACCAGTCTGCACCAAAAACTACGTTTAGTAAAGTAA
- a CDS encoding glycerophosphodiester phosphodiesterase family protein: MKKFFFLILLQLAFLSVNSFGQTKEQSPLYLTNYTFSDKQPEVGQVKLRAGNGSQIKAITLSGPQAGIFKISKDNKLTIRKEKLQPGQNWADVVVSAKTTNGNVSANFRVVKDAFIRNKVVAHRGAWKNTGAAENSVAALNQAVALGCEGSEFDVRMSADSVLFINHDPDIQGLSVAKSTSDQLKSVKLSSGENLPTLEDYLVAGMKQNKTKLVLEIKASELGKENSLAATRKIVALVEKLQASAWVDYISFDYEVCQELMKLAPYAHVAYLNGDKSPAELAQAKFYGLDYHFSVLQKNPDWIKQAQQNKLTINVWTVNDKAVMENLLKENVDFITTNEPEMLLNLISVK; this comes from the coding sequence ATGAAGAAATTCTTTTTTCTTATTTTGTTGCAACTAGCATTTTTATCCGTGAACAGCTTCGGACAAACCAAAGAACAATCTCCGCTTTATCTTACAAATTATACTTTTTCGGATAAGCAACCCGAGGTGGGCCAAGTTAAACTCCGGGCAGGGAATGGTTCTCAAATTAAAGCCATTACTTTAAGCGGTCCGCAGGCCGGAATTTTTAAAATAAGCAAAGATAACAAGTTAACTATTCGCAAAGAAAAACTGCAACCGGGCCAGAACTGGGCCGATGTGGTGGTATCGGCAAAAACAACGAACGGTAACGTAAGCGCTAACTTCCGGGTAGTAAAAGATGCTTTTATCCGGAATAAAGTGGTAGCGCACCGGGGCGCCTGGAAAAACACGGGCGCGGCCGAAAACTCAGTGGCAGCTCTAAACCAAGCGGTTGCGCTGGGTTGCGAAGGCAGCGAATTCGATGTGCGCATGTCTGCCGATTCGGTTTTGTTTATTAACCACGACCCCGATATTCAAGGACTCTCTGTTGCTAAATCTACTTCAGATCAATTAAAAAGCGTAAAGCTGAGCAGCGGCGAAAACCTGCCTACCCTGGAAGATTACTTAGTAGCCGGCATGAAGCAAAATAAAACCAAGCTGGTACTGGAGATTAAAGCTTCGGAATTAGGTAAAGAAAATTCGCTGGCGGCTACCCGCAAAATTGTGGCCCTGGTCGAAAAACTACAAGCCTCTGCCTGGGTAGATTACATTAGTTTTGACTATGAGGTGTGCCAGGAATTAATGAAGCTGGCGCCCTACGCCCATGTAGCTTATTTAAACGGCGACAAATCGCCAGCCGAATTGGCTCAAGCTAAGTTTTATGGGTTGGATTATCATTTTAGTGTATTACAGAAAAACCCCGATTGGATAAAACAAGCGCAACAAAACAAATTAACCATCAACGTCTGGACGGTAAATGATAAAGCTGTTATGGAAAATCTGTTGAAAGAAAACGTGGATTTTATTACTACCAACGAACCCGAAATGCTTTTAAACCTAATTTCTGTAAAGTAA
- a CDS encoding arylsulfatase translates to MMLKKISCFFLIVLGAFTSFAQNKPNVVFILADDLGYGDIGVFGQKLIKTPNIDKLAANGIRFTQFYAGTSVCAPSRAALLTGKHTGHTPVRGNYEIQPEGQFPLADSVFTTAELFRKAGYATGLFGKWGLGFPGSPGEPNKQGFNQFYGYNCQRQSHNFFPSHLWHNQQRVNLTNTPTVQPQYAPELIQEKALAFLAANSKKPFFLYLAYTLPHAALQLPADDKNLKFYKKQFNEQPQTVPATWNGVGYQPQAYPRATYAAMVTRLDDYVGQVVSQLKTLGLDKNTLIVFTSDNGPHREGGNQLEYFNSSGGFRGIKRDLYEGGIRVPMIVSWPAVIKQARQSDFVGAAWDFMPTFAQLVNQPLPKNLDGISILPTIRNQGKQTAHEFLYWEFHEDGGRQAVRLGNWKGVRLNVKKDRNGPIQLFNLANDPGEKNDISAAHPEIVKQIANLMAREHVPNKDFPLLAME, encoded by the coding sequence ATGATGCTGAAAAAGATAAGCTGCTTCTTTTTAATTGTACTTGGCGCCTTCACCAGCTTTGCCCAAAATAAACCCAACGTGGTTTTTATCTTGGCCGACGATTTAGGTTACGGCGATATTGGCGTTTTCGGTCAGAAATTAATTAAAACCCCCAACATTGATAAATTAGCGGCAAATGGTATACGCTTTACGCAATTTTACGCGGGTACCTCGGTGTGCGCCCCATCGCGGGCGGCTCTGTTAACCGGCAAACATACGGGCCATACACCGGTTCGCGGCAATTACGAGATCCAACCCGAAGGTCAGTTTCCGCTGGCGGATTCTGTTTTTACCACGGCTGAGCTGTTCCGGAAAGCGGGTTATGCTACGGGATTGTTTGGCAAATGGGGGTTGGGTTTTCCGGGTTCGCCGGGCGAGCCCAATAAACAAGGCTTCAACCAGTTTTACGGGTATAATTGCCAGCGGCAATCGCATAATTTCTTTCCAAGTCATTTGTGGCATAATCAGCAACGGGTTAATTTAACGAATACGCCCACGGTTCAGCCGCAATATGCTCCCGAACTGATTCAGGAAAAAGCCTTGGCTTTTCTGGCGGCGAATAGTAAAAAACCTTTTTTCTTGTACCTGGCTTATACTTTACCGCACGCTGCTTTGCAATTGCCAGCAGATGATAAAAATTTAAAATTTTACAAAAAGCAATTCAACGAGCAGCCCCAAACTGTGCCGGCTACCTGGAATGGCGTGGGCTACCAGCCCCAAGCTTACCCCCGGGCTACCTACGCGGCCATGGTTACCCGCCTCGACGATTACGTAGGGCAAGTAGTGAGTCAGCTTAAAACTTTAGGATTAGATAAAAATACATTAATTGTTTTTACCAGCGATAACGGCCCGCACCGCGAAGGAGGGAACCAACTGGAGTATTTTAACAGCAGTGGTGGCTTCCGGGGCATTAAGCGCGATTTATACGAAGGCGGCATCCGGGTACCCATGATTGTAAGCTGGCCAGCCGTCATTAAACAAGCCCGGCAATCGGATTTTGTGGGGGCTGCCTGGGACTTTATGCCCACTTTTGCCCAACTCGTAAATCAACCGTTACCTAAGAACCTGGACGGAATTTCGATTTTACCAACCATACGGAACCAAGGAAAACAAACGGCTCACGAATTTTTGTACTGGGAGTTTCACGAAGACGGGGGGCGGCAAGCCGTGCGACTGGGTAATTGGAAAGGCGTACGATTAAACGTAAAGAAAGACCGCAACGGCCCCATTCAATTATTTAACTTAGCTAACGATCCGGGCGAGAAAAATGATATTAGTGCAGCACATCCGGAAATAGTCAAGCAAATAGCTAACCTCATGGCACGGGAACATGTTCCGAACAAAGATTTTCCGTTGTTGGCGATGGAATAG